A section of the Oryza sativa Japonica Group chromosome 1, ASM3414082v1 genome encodes:
- the LOC4323875 gene encoding acyl transferase 7-like, producing the protein MAAAKSVERLGQRRVVPAEPTPAGPLRLSWLDRYPTQMALIESLHVFKPALDRAIGGDDVAVGPARTIERALARALVHYYPLAGRLAFSDSGEVCVDCGDAGVWFTEAEASCSLEDVDYLEYPMMVPKDELLPPTPAGEEERELVLLVQVTAFACGGFVVGFRFSHAVADGPGAAQFMAAVGELARGAGGVSVDPVWGRDAIPDPAAAVIGSLPDPAGAKRLEYLAVDISADYINHFKNQYNAEAHAAAAGVARCSAFEVLIAKAWRSRTRAAGFEPDTTVNLCFAMNARPLLHASLPRGGAGFYGNCYYIMRVSAPAGKVAGSSVTEVVKIIKDGKRRMPSEFSRWAAGDMAGGDPYQITSDYRTLLVSDWTRLGFAEVDYGWGPPAHVVPLTNLDYIATCILVRPWAHKPGARLITQCVTPDRVAAFHEGLLDLN; encoded by the coding sequence ATGGCGGCCGCCAAGTCCGTCGAGCggctcgggcagcggcgggtgGTGCCGGCCGAGCCGACGCCGGCCGGTCCCCTCCGTCTGTCGTGGCTCGACCGCTACCCTACCCAGATGGCGCTGATCGAGTCGCTCCACGTGTTCAAGCCGGCTCTCGATAGGGCGATCGGCGGCGATGACGTGGCGGTTGGGCCGGCCCGCACGATCGAGCGGGCCTTGGCGAGGGCCTTGGTGCATTACTACCCCCTCGCGGGCCGGCTCGCCTTCTCCGACTCCGGCGAGGTGTGCGTGGActgcggcgacgccggcgtgtggttcacggaggcggaggcgagctGCAGCCTCGAGGACGTGGACTACCTCGAGTACCCGATGATGGTGCCCAAGGACGAGCTgctcccgccgacgccggcgggggaggaggagcgcgagCTCGTGCTGCTCGTCCAGGTCACCGCGTTCGCGTGCGGCGGCTTCGTCGTCGGGTTCCGGTTCAGCCACGCGGTGGCGGACGGCCCCGGCGCAGCGCAGTTCAtggccgccgtcggcgagctcgcccgcggcgcgggcggcgtgtCCGTCGATCCCGTGTGGGGCCGCGACGCGATCCcggaccccgccgccgccgtcatcggcaGCCTCCCCGACCCCGCCGGCGCCAAGCGCCTCGAGTACCTCGCCGTCGACATCTCCGCCGACTACATCAACCACTTCAAGAACCAGTACAACGCGgaggcgcacgccgccgccgcgggcgtcgCCAGGTGCTCGGCGTTCGAGGTGCTGATCGCCAAGGCGTGGCGGAGCcggacgcgcgcggcggggtTCGAGCCCGACACCACCGTCAACCTCTGCTTCGCCATGAACGCGCGCCCCCTCCTCCacgcctccctcccgcgcggcggcgccgggttcTACGGCAACTGCTACTACATCATGCGCGTCTCCGCCCCCGCCGGGAAGGTGGCGGGCTCGTCGGTGACGGAGGTGGTGAAGATCATCAAGGACGGGAAGCGGCGGATGCCGTCGGAGTTCTCCCGGTGGGCCGCCGGCGacatggccggcggcgacccGTACCAGATCACCTCCGACTACCGGACGCTGCTGGTGTCGGACTGGACCCGGCTGGGCTTCGCCGAGGTGGActacgggtggggcccaccggccCACGTCGTGCCACTGACGAACCTGGACTACATCGCCACGTGCATCCTCGTCAGGCCCTGGGCCCACAAGCCCGGGGCCCGGCTCATCACCCAGTGCGTCACCCCCGaccgcgtcgccgccttccaCGAGGGCCTCCTCGACCTGAActga